The Nocardioides sp. S-1144 genome includes a region encoding these proteins:
- a CDS encoding class I SAM-dependent methyltransferase, which produces MSGDNEGQRSDWTDVGRGWVAQEAVFDAAFAPVTEAILTAAGLTAGNRVLDVGCGSGTLLAAATAAGAEAVGVDISPTMVEAARRRVPGATVVLADAQDSDLLEVAPGRPFDRVVSRFGVMFFADPVAAFSRIRGAAADDARLVLVCWRTREENPIFTLGTDVLTRRLPPAGPEPVDAPGPTTFADPTRLRTVLSAAGWAPTVAPLDFVCDYAGADPTGHGDGVEERLAVVLATSTGARARAVLEPELGPDGWAALVEEVRADLLSHLDDRGGLRIPGAAWLVTATPG; this is translated from the coding sequence GTGAGCGGCGACAACGAGGGCCAGCGCTCCGACTGGACCGACGTCGGGCGCGGCTGGGTCGCGCAGGAGGCCGTCTTCGACGCCGCCTTCGCGCCCGTGACCGAGGCCATCCTGACGGCCGCCGGCCTCACGGCGGGCAACCGCGTCCTGGACGTCGGCTGCGGCTCGGGCACGCTGCTCGCCGCCGCGACGGCGGCCGGTGCCGAGGCGGTCGGCGTCGACATCTCCCCGACCATGGTCGAGGCGGCCCGCCGCCGGGTGCCGGGGGCGACGGTCGTGCTCGCCGACGCCCAGGACAGCGACCTGCTGGAGGTCGCCCCGGGGCGGCCCTTCGACCGGGTCGTTTCCCGCTTCGGCGTGATGTTCTTCGCCGACCCGGTCGCCGCGTTCTCGCGGATCCGGGGCGCCGCCGCCGACGACGCCCGCCTGGTCCTCGTGTGCTGGCGCACCCGCGAGGAGAACCCGATCTTCACCCTCGGCACCGACGTCCTCACCCGGCGGTTGCCACCGGCCGGGCCCGAGCCGGTCGACGCCCCCGGCCCCACGACGTTCGCCGACCCGACGCGGCTGCGCACCGTGCTGTCCGCGGCCGGCTGGGCGCCCACGGTCGCGCCGCTCGACTTCGTGTGCGACTACGCCGGCGCCGACCCCACCGGGCACGGCGACGGCGTCGAGGAGCGCCTGGCCGTCGTGCTGGCGACCTCCACCGGCGCCCGGGCCCGCGCCGTCCTCGAGCCGGAGCTCGGACCCGACGGCTGGGCCGCCCTCGTCGAGGAGGTCCGTGCCGACCTGCTCTCGCACCTCGACGACCGCGGCGGGCTGCGGATCCCCGGCGCCGCCTGGCTCGTCACCGCGACCCCGGGCTGA